ATGCTCTCAGATCAgagcaaatactttttttttttttccttttttaggaTTTCTTCCTGAAATATAGCACATACAACAGATGTCTTTAAATGCTTGCAATCCTTTGTAAATAatgagctttatttttaatgtaccCCATAGCTTTTCTTATGCTAAgatctctattttcttttctaagatCTCTACTACAGATCTTTACTAGAAATCTACTAAAGGTCTATTAGAGAACTCTACTAGAGATCTTTACTTCAGTATGCAAATCTCacaaaattttcttcatttggagATAggtctcattaaaaaaaaaaatcaagtctaTCTGTCTCCAACGTTTCTTTAACTGACAATATAACACAGCTTGCTTCTAAATACTCTGTGGCATTTTAACTCAGTGCTTCCTATGTGATCTGGAACTTGACACTTGGGCATACTTCCATTACTCTTCCCCATTGGCTGTGGAACCAATTAAATCTGAGATGATTATATGGAATTGCTCAACCTAGTCAATCGTTTGCTAAAGATGTTCTagcttccttatttttttacaCTGCCTGCTTATTCATTAGGTACAAAGGTTGGACAAAAACGAAGTGCTGTTACATGATATTATTTCTTGTCAGTGCACTGAAACATGTACATGCTGCCTCTAAGAAGCAACAGAAAGGTAAGACACTTGGCACACCTTTTTCAAAATGTAGGTGAAGATTTATTAGTATAACTTTTCTGCTAGACTGGAAACAAATATATCTCGAGGTATGTTAAAAGTTCAGGAATTACTGTGAACCTTCAACATGCAAAGCAAGTAAATTGTGCTTCAGTTAAAAGCCAGGGAACAGTCTGATTGTTTTCTGGAAACCAGAGTACTTGATTATACAAACCCCATTACCTCCCCAGATACGccattttctttacaaatgcATCAAAAGCAACAGAAGTTACATTATTATTAAATGGTAGAAGTTTCAAAAACTCTCTGAGAAAAACCTTTTAAAGAAACGCTTCCGAGTTGAAATGACAAATGTCAAAGTATTATCAATGCATTGCCAGGCTCAGTTTCTTTCCAAGAATTTAAGCAGCAATtcttaaaatcttattttactAAAAAGATATAGTGCAATTAAAATTACAGATGCTCTCCTGTTTTTCTATTGACTACTTGGGTTCCCCCATACACAATGCAAGAAATCAACATTGTAAGAACAACCTGAATTTTTCAACAGtattaaagtaaaaaagaagaaactctGTTTTTGACTTAGACATTTGTGCAGTACTTTTttagacagaaaacagatttttccagtTAACGGCATCCCTGTTACTCAACTATGCTAATCCTTCCTTTgaacttctggaaaaaaaaaaaatctttcatttttaatttgattgTTATTAACTTACAGACTgagcaacttttaaaaaaatcttagtaTATTTTCCCACACTCCTAATGACAGCATGTTTTTTCTGAAACCTGCAAACTACAATATTGCTATTAATCTGTATTTCTAGATAGCATGGTTAAGgtcttctctgtttctgaacATCTTGGAAGAGGTATCTCAGAAGTCCAAGTGTGTCACAAGTTCCAACTCTTACCATATTTGATATTGGGAGTTCACAAACTGCCACTAGCAATATGCAAATTGTCTCCAAAAATCACGCAGCCACCAATACTATTATTGACAAAAACAGTACCTAATACAGGAACTTAATACCACTGAGGCTAGCACCCCTTGCCCCTGATAATGTCCTTTTTTGTTTAATGTAAATTTCCAATAGCACTAAACCTACACAATGGATCAGAGTAGTAGATCAGGATACAAACAACCTCTTTCCAGGAAGTTATAAAGTTTCTGATTCACTGAGGTGAATAAGGTCAGTCTGTAGAGATACAAATGCATAGaagcaaacagatttttttttcttttatctaacTGGCTATCTATATTTAGCATTGTTCCTTGTTGGTACAATTGAGCTTCCTTATGTAATTCTGTACCCATTCCCTTTTCTGTTAAATTCACTTAATGCTGCTCAAACTACAATAATCACTTTGAACACTTtatcttttttgccttttttaatcTGGAAGATTGCAATCTAGGAATGAGATATTGAGGTACATTTAGTATACTGCCTTTTCTCTATGAGACTTCAGAGGCTTAAGCAAAGTGGAAAAATGTTACCAAAGGAATAATTACAAAAGGAATAATCTACCTTTTGCATAACATTTAATTCATATCTGGCATAAACATGGATCAGTTTAACATCTGAAAGACAAGATGCAGATCTTGCAAATAATGCCTGATTTCTTTCAGAGAAGTTAATATTGTAGTCAATACCATTTGTCAAAAAATCTTTCCTGACTCTCAGAAAACAAGGTACAAACCCATACAAAAACACCAGCACAAGAGACTGAACTGTGCTTACTTCGTTCCAAAGATCAGAGCAACCACTACACCTTTGTAGCACAGAGGTACATtgcttatttaatttattatagtATGGATAACAAAGAGATTAGAAGACTATCCTACTCATTAAATGTTCACAAAACCTGTGACTTCACTTAAGAATATATGAGATACCTGGCCAAACAAACCAACAATCTAGTACAGCATTCTGCCTCTAACAGTGGCAAGAAAACAGGGACAGTAACCAAGCCCGGATACTTTTCTCAGATGATTCCTATTGTAGACTTCCAGTACCCATAACTGCTTTAATAGGGTATTAATGTGTATACCTCTGCCTACGGCTATTTGCCATATGGATATTTGTGAAACTCATCTACTAACTTGTCTACTCAATCCATTTGCTGTCTTCTGATACTGTCCACTGGATTTTAGGTTTGTCTTGATTCAGTGAAAGCTCAATGCATTAAAGCTGGTAACATGATTTTTCTCTTAACATTTCATGATATTTATgtagaacaatttttttttttaaccttatcatggaaataattttattatttgctaaACTGCTGATACAGAAGACACTGGTACTCAATATTTTAAAGCGTTATTTGCTTATTGCTAGGCTGTGAACATGAAGTTCTCTTGTCTCATGATCTGGGCTGGAACACTGTTTTTGAATCCAGTCACTGCTGACTGCAATGTTACATCTCAAACTGTAAGTTCCATGTGCATGTAAATTACCCTTATTTTTGAGATACAGTAGAAATTAAAGACTTTTAAAAGCCTGCAAACATGAAATTCCTGAGTATAGAAGCAGACAGAGATAAATAAAATGACACATTCTCCTGTGAAAAGGAAATTTGCTGCTACCAATCATTCTAAGCAGGGGAGTAGCACTGAAACATATTTGAGACGGTTTTGTATTTCAGTCAAATCCCTGCAGACAACAGGAGTGCCTCCTTTATATCTGCACAATTTTGCAATAGGCCTAAATCACAACAGCTATTTGGACAAGGCCAACCACTTGTTGAGAGATTGTTTTGAGAGATTTTTTCAGTTAGCACTTGCCCAAGTCAGGTCCAAATGTGTAcaagatattttgaaatatccTTTTAGAGAATAGTTTAATggattttgtatttatatataggGGGATTAGGAGTCTGgcaaaaaaatgttattgaacTGTTTGCTCTTACTCACTGTCTACTGGTCCAGTACTGTATTTACTGTTTCATGGCTGGgacaaacatgaagaaaaaaagtatatgcaGACACTACAcctaatttgttttaaaataagctaCCTAGACTCAGCCTGATAACAGCAGTAACGACTTGAGCATAGGCTACTCCCCTAGCAAGCGGAACAATAAACCAACCTGTTTTCAGTGCATACAATCTCCTTTAAAGCAAGTTAAATTACCTTGACAACAAACGGTAAGCTGCAGTGATGCATACATAAACCTATATGGAAATCTaatcttttcagaaaagaaaaatgtttccaggTATTAAGAATATAAACACTCTCAAACCTGAGAAGTCTACAGCTATGCTAAACTTCAACtcagaaaaccaaaatgaatttaaatgccACATTTATAATTACATATGTAGTCAATCCGGTTGAAGGTCTGCTCCAAAGATGTTTTCAATAGCAAACACAGCTACTTTAAAGCAACTCAATCCGTTtgaaaaaacacacataaattAATTGTCAGGCTTGAGTCCATTTTCTCTATGACAACTTCACTTGGTGGCTTCTCTATTTTGTGGCAAAAGAATCCTTTTCCTACTCTGTCAGACTTCATTAGAATTCCAAAATGGACAGCCCTATTACCTCCAAAACACCATGTCAGACTGGTTATATTCCAGGTATTATTCACATAAGCATTGCAACTATAACAGAGTTTAAGCACTAAGTTTACTGGCACTTCAGGTCTCTACACAATCGGATGATTCATTCCCCTGTATCACTAATCGACAAGCATATTAAGAACATCATAAACAAAAAGGCAGGAAGGCCAGCAGATTTTTTCTTGTAAAGGGCTGAcattaaatagattttttttattcccttaaaAGTCATAACTGGGACTCCATCACAAGATGTCCTTACACTATTTTAATTGTTgacattctctttttttcaacAGGTCATTTGTGAGGACTCTGGAAAGAACCTCTCTCGTATCCCCACTGATCTTTTGCCAAATGTTACCATATTAAGcctcaaaaataataaaatcactttaaaagaCAATGGCAAAGATATTCTTCAGAGGCTTACTAACCTCACTGAACTTTATCTGAATGAAAACATGATTACTGTACTGTGTAATAACAGCTTCTACAATTTGACAAAACTTATAATTCTGGATATCAGCAACAATCTTATTAGCATAGTTCATCCAGCAGCATTTGCAGGACTAAATCAACTGTCAGTGTTGAATCTGTCCTATAACAGGATTACTCAATTAGATTCAGatgtattttcttctctaaaaaGTCTCAGAGTTTTGAATCtacaaaataactttttgaaatcttttcatATAAAATCATCTTTTAAATTGGCTACAATTACCTTAGCTGGAAACCCATGGAACTGCTCCTGTGACCTCCTTGATTTACAGATATGTCTAACTGCTTCCAATGTGACAATGGGTAAGTTCTGCTAAGAGCAGCATTTCATATCTGTTTGCATCTTGTCTTAGCTTTTCCTGATGTGAATAATATCCACCACGtattatgtatttttcagtaataaattAGTTAtcggtgattttttttttagataaaacTGTCAATTAATGGTATCTAATAGGCTCTCCATTGCTcattcacagaaaatgaaaacaacactACATGCACATTCcccaaaacaaaggaaaaattgtCCATCAGGGCTGCAACTATACAACTAGCTGACTGTGAAACTGAAAAAGCTTCTTTAGAAACCAGTATAACTTCCAATTCTGCCATTAACCGCAGAAGCACAGCCTTCCTAGCAGCTCCAACTCCAAACAACATCACTGAAAACAACGGAACACATGCAGGTAATATAATGACGCTTCCCTTCACTGCTTGCAATGTTTTATTTGCTGATCCATGATTTCATATGCTTTTGCATATGTACTGTAATTCTTCCGTAAAAGTCAGGGCTATGGAACAAGTGtactttcagattttgttaGACCATGTAACATGCTGCAGTGAATGTTATGCTCTACTAAGTAAGGCTGCAAAACAGATAAACCACACCTTAAACGACACTAAAAACTAAGGTGTGAAAATTTCTAGGGCTTGAAATTCTCCAGATgtctgcataaaaataaataagtaaataattatTCCAAACTAACTGCTCACAAGATGTAGTCTtcttaaaaagtaaaagattGAGTGTATTAATTTTTATCCAGCTCTCAACTGTGTTCAGTGTAAGGGACACAGCTGTGCATATCccatattcttttaaaaattcagtaatAGCCtccttacattattttttttgatgctAGTTACAACATTGTTTGGTAAGATTTTACGTTTCCTTCTGGTAAAAAtcaaatttctctttttcttccatccGAATTAATGTTCTCCACTTTCCCATAACGAAATACTCCACTTCCTGCTTTTGGCTAAAGCAGGAATATCCATCTTCTGGTTCACACACAAATCGTAAGCCACCACTGCCACTGACTTCTTTTGCTGTAGCCAGCATCTACAGTGTGACATCTATTGTGTGACAGTGGCCAGCACACAAAGTTAACTTGTATATAAAGACTACTAGTACCTACAGTCTATTGAAATttacaagaaataaataatacataaatacataatacataaaAGAAATGTAACTGAACGGATTACACACAAACAATGTGGTATTTCAGGATACAGACATCACCACCATGTAGAAATTTAAGCCTGGGAAATATAATTTAATGtcaattactgattttttttttccattctcaaaGCCAGTCCtggaattatttttgaaaaaaaaaataaaatattttatctacaCCTCCAGAACTTCAGATGACTTTTAAAcaattgtttaattttaataaatatgcaTGGTGGGTTTACATTGCTATCAAATGTGAGATGtatgtgcatttttattttactagcTCTCCAGTAACAGCAGAAACTAACACTTCGGAGACATTTATTCCCatataatcttttattttctgagttctCAATCTAACTATTCATAAATTAATGACAAAGTTCTTTCAGATATTACACATAAAGGtgactgttcttttttttttttttttcttctatctgTTTTCAAGAGCTTCCACTCCTTGGCAAAAGTTGGACCTTCCTCGTGGGAGTCCTAGGGTTTGTCCTAAGCACTACATTCCTGATTTTTACTGCTATAAAATGCCCAACATGGTATCACTATTTGATCAGCTACAGTCACCGTCGTCTGGAAGAAAACGACCCAGAGATAACTGAACAGGAGTTCTCAGCTGACATGAATTCTTTTCCTGCAGTATCAGATACAAGCAATGAAGATCCCATAGTAATATTTGAGAAAACTACTGAATTTGAGCACGGCGAAGATGGATTTATTGAGGATAAATACATAGATTCATATATAACTGAGGAGAGCTGATATCCTATATGGTGGATGATGACTGACTTTTCAAACCCGTAGTATACTTGCTCCATTTACTTAGCCTTCCATGTTATGCTACTTAGGTACAATACAAATGGAACCTAAGCAGTCCATCTCCTTTCATCTCATCAAGTCTGAAACAAGCTATTGCTTCATGAATCATGAAATAAGTATTTCAAAACATGAAAGATCACTGATCATGTTACTATTTACTGGGGATAAAAAGCATACTGTACACTGCTTAACACGACcaaatgtttaaaaagcagCTTGTGAAGCTGCCGTAATTACTGACGTTCAAGAGGTGAAGAAGacagagatgaaaaaatatttatttaaagcacTGAAGAAGCAGACCACAGTCAGACCGGGGACTGAATCCGAATCAACAATGTCAAAGCTCAGTAGTTTATTAGTCAAAATGAGTATCTATCAGAGAAtagag
This region of Anas platyrhynchos isolate ZD024472 breed Pekin duck chromosome Z, IASCAAS_PekinDuck_T2T, whole genome shotgun sequence genomic DNA includes:
- the LRRC19 gene encoding leucine-rich repeat-containing protein 19; amino-acid sequence: MYMLPLRSNRKAVNMKFSCLMIWAGTLFLNPVTADCNVTSQTVICEDSGKNLSRIPTDLLPNVTILSLKNNKITLKDNGKDILQRLTNLTELYLNENMITVLCNNSFYNLTKLIILDISNNLISIVHPAAFAGLNQLSVLNLSYNRITQLDSDVFSSLKSLRVLNLQNNFLKSFHIKSSFKLATITLAGNPWNCSCDLLDLQICLTASNVTMENENNTTCTFPKTKEKLSIRAATIQLADCETEKASLETSITSNSAINRRSTAFLAAPTPNNITENNGTHAELPLLGKSWTFLVGVLGFVLSTTFLIFTAIKCPTWYHYLISYSHRRLEENDPEITEQEFSADMNSFPAVSDTSNEDPIVIFEKTTEFEHGEDGFIEDKYIDSYITEES